In Rhodamnia argentea isolate NSW1041297 chromosome 11, ASM2092103v1, whole genome shotgun sequence, one genomic interval encodes:
- the LOC115735629 gene encoding protein LAZ1 isoform X2 — MISLAVRWSSRFDDAPTWATVVAGALVLVTLALSIYLLFEHLAAYKNPEEQKFLIGVILMVPCYAVESFVSLVNPSISVDCEILRDCYESFAMYCFGRYLVACLGGEERTIEFMERQGRTAAKDPLLEHYSEHGIVKHPFPMNYFLKPWKLGQWFYQVIKIGIVQYMIIKALSAVLAVILEAFDVYCDGDFEWGCGYPYMAVVLNFSQSWALYCLVQFYTVTKDELAHISPLAKFLTFKSIVFLTWWQGVAIALLYALGLFKSPIAQALQFKSSVQDFIICIEMGIASVVHLYVFPAKPYELMGDRFTGTVSVLGDYASVDCPLDPDEVRDSERPTKLRLPQPDADIRSGMTFTESVRDVFVGGGGHIVNDVKFTVTQAVEPVEKGLTRFNEKLHKISQNIKRHDKEKRRTKDDSCIASSSSTRRVIRGIDDPLLNGSFSDSGVSRAKKHRRKSGHTSGESGGESSSDQSYGGYQVRGRRWITKE, encoded by the exons ATGATTTCACTTGCAGTGAGGTGGTCGTCTCGTTTTGATGATG CTCCTACATGGGCAACCGTAGTTGCTGGTGCATTGGTGCTCGTGACTCTCGCTCTCTCCATCTACCTTTTATTTGAGCACTTGGCTGCCTACAAAAATCCTGAG GAGCAAAAATTTCTCATTGGCGTCATCCTTATGGTTCCCTGTTATGCGGTAGAGTCC TTTGTCTCATTGGTGAATCCATCAATCAGTGTTGATTGTGAAATATTGCGAGATTGCTATGAATCCTTTGCAATGTATTGCTTCGGGAGATACCTCGTTGCATGCTTGG GGGGCGAAGAAAGGACTATTGAGTTTATGGAAAGACAAGGACGTACGGCTGCTAAAGATCCTCTATTAGAACATTATTCTGAACACGGCATTGTGAAGCATCCTTTTCCAATGAACTACTTCCTTAAACCATGGAAACTCGGTCAATGGTTCTACCAAGTTATCAAGATTGGGATTGTTCAATAT ATGATAATAAAGGCTCTAAGTGCTGTCTTAGCCGTAATTCTTGAAGCCTTCGATGTTTACTGTGATGGAGATTTTGAGTGGGGATGCGG ATACCCTTACATGGCTGTTGTTCTAAATTTCAGCCAATCCTGGGCTCTGTACTGCTTAGTTCAGTTTTACACTGTCACCAAGGACGAATTGGCACATATAAGTCCCTTGGCCAAGTTTCTCACATTTAAGTCAATTGTGTTTTTGACTTGGTGGCAGGGCGTTGCAATAGCTCTTCTTTACGCCCTTGGTTTGTTTAAAAGTCCTATAGCTCAAGCTTTGCAGTTTAAGTCAAGTGTGCAAGACTTCATTATCTGTATAGAG ATGGGCATAGCTTCTGTTGTACATCTGTATGTATTCCCAGCAAAACCATATGAGCTTATGGGAGACCGGTTTACTGGAACTGTCTCAGTTCTTGGAGACTATGCATCTGTCGATTGCCCCCTGGATCCAGATGAGGTTAGGGACAGTGAGCGGCCCACTAAGTTACGCCTTCCACAGCCTGATGCTGATATAAGGAGTGGAATGACTTTCACAGAAAGTGTGCGGGATGTTTTTGTAGGTGGTGGCGGACAT ATCGTGAATGATGTGAAGTTCACAGTGACCCAGGCAGTAGAACCTGTGGAGAAAGGGCTTACGAGATTCAATGAGAAGCTGCACAAGATCTCTCAAAATATAAAGAGACATgacaaagagaagagaagaacaaaGGATGACAGCTGCATTGCTTCGTCATCATCCACAAGGAGAGTGATTCGTGGAATAGATGACCCCCTGTTGAATGGCAGCTTTAGTGACAGTGGTGTTTCAAGAGCAAAGAAGCATCGCCGGAAATCAGGGCATACCAGCGGAGAAAGTGGAGGTGAAAGCAGCAGCGACCAAAGTTATGGTGGGTACCAGGTCAGGGGCCGGCGGTGGATTACCAAGGAGTAG
- the LOC115735629 gene encoding protein LAZ1 isoform X1 yields MKITTYRDLITFLTYTAPTWATVVAGALVLVTLALSIYLLFEHLAAYKNPEEQKFLIGVILMVPCYAVESFVSLVNPSISVDCEILRDCYESFAMYCFGRYLVACLGGEERTIEFMERQGRTAAKDPLLEHYSEHGIVKHPFPMNYFLKPWKLGQWFYQVIKIGIVQYMIIKALSAVLAVILEAFDVYCDGDFEWGCGYPYMAVVLNFSQSWALYCLVQFYTVTKDELAHISPLAKFLTFKSIVFLTWWQGVAIALLYALGLFKSPIAQALQFKSSVQDFIICIEMGIASVVHLYVFPAKPYELMGDRFTGTVSVLGDYASVDCPLDPDEVRDSERPTKLRLPQPDADIRSGMTFTESVRDVFVGGGGHIVNDVKFTVTQAVEPVEKGLTRFNEKLHKISQNIKRHDKEKRRTKDDSCIASSSSTRRVIRGIDDPLLNGSFSDSGVSRAKKHRRKSGHTSGESGGESSSDQSYGGYQVRGRRWITKE; encoded by the exons ATGAAGATAACTACTTATCGAGATCTCATCACTTTCTTGACATACACAGCTCCTACATGGGCAACCGTAGTTGCTGGTGCATTGGTGCTCGTGACTCTCGCTCTCTCCATCTACCTTTTATTTGAGCACTTGGCTGCCTACAAAAATCCTGAG GAGCAAAAATTTCTCATTGGCGTCATCCTTATGGTTCCCTGTTATGCGGTAGAGTCC TTTGTCTCATTGGTGAATCCATCAATCAGTGTTGATTGTGAAATATTGCGAGATTGCTATGAATCCTTTGCAATGTATTGCTTCGGGAGATACCTCGTTGCATGCTTGG GGGGCGAAGAAAGGACTATTGAGTTTATGGAAAGACAAGGACGTACGGCTGCTAAAGATCCTCTATTAGAACATTATTCTGAACACGGCATTGTGAAGCATCCTTTTCCAATGAACTACTTCCTTAAACCATGGAAACTCGGTCAATGGTTCTACCAAGTTATCAAGATTGGGATTGTTCAATAT ATGATAATAAAGGCTCTAAGTGCTGTCTTAGCCGTAATTCTTGAAGCCTTCGATGTTTACTGTGATGGAGATTTTGAGTGGGGATGCGG ATACCCTTACATGGCTGTTGTTCTAAATTTCAGCCAATCCTGGGCTCTGTACTGCTTAGTTCAGTTTTACACTGTCACCAAGGACGAATTGGCACATATAAGTCCCTTGGCCAAGTTTCTCACATTTAAGTCAATTGTGTTTTTGACTTGGTGGCAGGGCGTTGCAATAGCTCTTCTTTACGCCCTTGGTTTGTTTAAAAGTCCTATAGCTCAAGCTTTGCAGTTTAAGTCAAGTGTGCAAGACTTCATTATCTGTATAGAG ATGGGCATAGCTTCTGTTGTACATCTGTATGTATTCCCAGCAAAACCATATGAGCTTATGGGAGACCGGTTTACTGGAACTGTCTCAGTTCTTGGAGACTATGCATCTGTCGATTGCCCCCTGGATCCAGATGAGGTTAGGGACAGTGAGCGGCCCACTAAGTTACGCCTTCCACAGCCTGATGCTGATATAAGGAGTGGAATGACTTTCACAGAAAGTGTGCGGGATGTTTTTGTAGGTGGTGGCGGACAT ATCGTGAATGATGTGAAGTTCACAGTGACCCAGGCAGTAGAACCTGTGGAGAAAGGGCTTACGAGATTCAATGAGAAGCTGCACAAGATCTCTCAAAATATAAAGAGACATgacaaagagaagagaagaacaaaGGATGACAGCTGCATTGCTTCGTCATCATCCACAAGGAGAGTGATTCGTGGAATAGATGACCCCCTGTTGAATGGCAGCTTTAGTGACAGTGGTGTTTCAAGAGCAAAGAAGCATCGCCGGAAATCAGGGCATACCAGCGGAGAAAGTGGAGGTGAAAGCAGCAGCGACCAAAGTTATGGTGGGTACCAGGTCAGGGGCCGGCGGTGGATTACCAAGGAGTAG
- the LOC115735629 gene encoding protein LAZ1 isoform X3, which yields MVPCYAVESFVSLVNPSISVDCEILRDCYESFAMYCFGRYLVACLGGEERTIEFMERQGRTAAKDPLLEHYSEHGIVKHPFPMNYFLKPWKLGQWFYQVIKIGIVQYMIIKALSAVLAVILEAFDVYCDGDFEWGCGYPYMAVVLNFSQSWALYCLVQFYTVTKDELAHISPLAKFLTFKSIVFLTWWQGVAIALLYALGLFKSPIAQALQFKSSVQDFIICIEMGIASVVHLYVFPAKPYELMGDRFTGTVSVLGDYASVDCPLDPDEVRDSERPTKLRLPQPDADIRSGMTFTESVRDVFVGGGGHIVNDVKFTVTQAVEPVEKGLTRFNEKLHKISQNIKRHDKEKRRTKDDSCIASSSSTRRVIRGIDDPLLNGSFSDSGVSRAKKHRRKSGHTSGESGGESSSDQSYGGYQVRGRRWITKE from the exons ATGGTTCCCTGTTATGCGGTAGAGTCC TTTGTCTCATTGGTGAATCCATCAATCAGTGTTGATTGTGAAATATTGCGAGATTGCTATGAATCCTTTGCAATGTATTGCTTCGGGAGATACCTCGTTGCATGCTTGG GGGGCGAAGAAAGGACTATTGAGTTTATGGAAAGACAAGGACGTACGGCTGCTAAAGATCCTCTATTAGAACATTATTCTGAACACGGCATTGTGAAGCATCCTTTTCCAATGAACTACTTCCTTAAACCATGGAAACTCGGTCAATGGTTCTACCAAGTTATCAAGATTGGGATTGTTCAATAT ATGATAATAAAGGCTCTAAGTGCTGTCTTAGCCGTAATTCTTGAAGCCTTCGATGTTTACTGTGATGGAGATTTTGAGTGGGGATGCGG ATACCCTTACATGGCTGTTGTTCTAAATTTCAGCCAATCCTGGGCTCTGTACTGCTTAGTTCAGTTTTACACTGTCACCAAGGACGAATTGGCACATATAAGTCCCTTGGCCAAGTTTCTCACATTTAAGTCAATTGTGTTTTTGACTTGGTGGCAGGGCGTTGCAATAGCTCTTCTTTACGCCCTTGGTTTGTTTAAAAGTCCTATAGCTCAAGCTTTGCAGTTTAAGTCAAGTGTGCAAGACTTCATTATCTGTATAGAG ATGGGCATAGCTTCTGTTGTACATCTGTATGTATTCCCAGCAAAACCATATGAGCTTATGGGAGACCGGTTTACTGGAACTGTCTCAGTTCTTGGAGACTATGCATCTGTCGATTGCCCCCTGGATCCAGATGAGGTTAGGGACAGTGAGCGGCCCACTAAGTTACGCCTTCCACAGCCTGATGCTGATATAAGGAGTGGAATGACTTTCACAGAAAGTGTGCGGGATGTTTTTGTAGGTGGTGGCGGACAT ATCGTGAATGATGTGAAGTTCACAGTGACCCAGGCAGTAGAACCTGTGGAGAAAGGGCTTACGAGATTCAATGAGAAGCTGCACAAGATCTCTCAAAATATAAAGAGACATgacaaagagaagagaagaacaaaGGATGACAGCTGCATTGCTTCGTCATCATCCACAAGGAGAGTGATTCGTGGAATAGATGACCCCCTGTTGAATGGCAGCTTTAGTGACAGTGGTGTTTCAAGAGCAAAGAAGCATCGCCGGAAATCAGGGCATACCAGCGGAGAAAGTGGAGGTGAAAGCAGCAGCGACCAAAGTTATGGTGGGTACCAGGTCAGGGGCCGGCGGTGGATTACCAAGGAGTAG